One window from the genome of Candidatus Didemnitutus sp. encodes:
- a CDS encoding class I SAM-dependent methyltransferase: protein MSFDLLAPHYGWMERVLAGRLLQRARTAWIDRLADRERLLIAGVGHGRSLHELLPRHRRLRVTCVDASAGMLREAENRARRARLDLSRIQFIHACLPEWRAEAGAFDAIATHFFLDCFAPRELSAVVAGLADAAAPDAVWLVTDFAVPERGWTRHRARAVHALMYAFFRVATRLPARRLTPPDDLLAAQGFALGGRRTFSRGLLQADWWRRPRAA from the coding sequence GTGAGTTTCGACCTGCTCGCGCCGCACTACGGCTGGATGGAGCGCGTGCTCGCCGGCCGCCTGCTGCAACGCGCCCGCACGGCGTGGATCGATCGCCTCGCCGACCGCGAACGCCTGCTGATCGCCGGCGTCGGACACGGGCGATCCCTCCACGAACTGCTCCCACGGCACCGCCGGCTGCGCGTGACCTGCGTCGACGCCAGCGCGGGCATGCTGCGCGAAGCGGAAAACCGCGCCCGCCGCGCGCGGCTCGATCTCTCGCGCATCCAATTCATCCACGCGTGCCTGCCCGAGTGGCGAGCGGAAGCGGGTGCCTTCGACGCGATCGCGACGCACTTCTTCCTCGATTGCTTCGCCCCGCGCGAACTCTCCGCCGTGGTCGCCGGGCTGGCCGACGCGGCCGCGCCCGACGCCGTCTGGCTGGTGACCGATTTCGCCGTGCCCGAGCGCGGCTGGACGCGGCACCGCGCGCGCGCGGTGCACGCGCTGATGTATGCGTTTTTCCGCGTCGCCACGCGGTTGCCGGCGCGTCGTCTCACTCCGCCGGACGATTTGCTCGCCGCGCAAGGTTTCGCGCTCGGCGGGCGGCGGACTTTCAGTCGCGGTTTGTTGCAGGCGGATTGGTGGCGGCGTCCTCGGGCGGCGTGA
- a CDS encoding class I SAM-dependent methyltransferase, with protein MTATLEPSAADHERAKYEQMWEHADYRKFSPGLHALERLDLAARFRDLGVRTILDAGCGSGKFMRRLMEHNQADFTIRGFDIAANCLDPWFADKMTPGFLTLGCMWDAGALPAPNDAVVCTDVMEHIPTEHVPAVLRNLRAAATRCVFFGIALFPDAFGPKVIGAPLHLTVQPVDWWRARVTEAGLETISGAVQKNPDGTPMWLYLLCRPAAA; from the coding sequence ATGACCGCCACCCTCGAACCTTCCGCCGCCGACCACGAACGCGCCAAATACGAACAGATGTGGGAGCACGCCGACTACCGGAAGTTCTCCCCCGGCCTCCACGCGCTTGAGCGCCTCGACCTCGCCGCGCGCTTCCGCGACCTCGGTGTGCGCACGATCCTCGACGCCGGTTGCGGCTCCGGAAAATTCATGCGCCGCCTCATGGAGCACAACCAGGCCGACTTCACCATCCGCGGCTTCGACATCGCCGCCAACTGCCTCGACCCGTGGTTCGCCGACAAGATGACGCCCGGTTTCCTCACCCTCGGCTGCATGTGGGACGCCGGCGCGCTGCCCGCGCCGAACGACGCCGTCGTCTGCACCGACGTCATGGAACACATCCCGACCGAGCACGTCCCCGCCGTGTTGCGCAATCTGCGCGCCGCCGCGACGCGCTGCGTGTTTTTCGGCATCGCGCTTTTCCCCGACGCCTTCGGCCCGAAGGTCATCGGCGCGCCGCTGCACCTCACTGTGCAACCCGTCGATTGGTGGCGCGCGCGCGTCACCGAGGCGGGCCTCGAAACGATCTCCGGCGCCGTGCAAAAGAATCCCGACGGCACGCCGATGTGGCTCTACCTGCTCTGCCGCCCCGCCGCCGCCTGA
- a CDS encoding EamA family transporter, translating to MNNLGLFVTSVLIWGSTWLAITFQLGKVPPEVSVAYRFALASGMLFAWCAARGLRLRYSWREHRWMALQGLCLFGLNYLTIYLAEAEISSGLVALVFSLIVFMNIVLARVFFGTPIRPAMMLAALLGVGGVTLVFLPELAHGVGRGNALLGLGLAAASTCFASLGNMISARNQRQGFPVMQTNAYGMAYGALFVGLYALACGRPFVFEATPAYIGSLVYLALFGSVIAFGAYLTLIGRIGADRAGYTGAVIPIVAVVLSTFFEGLQWHATTFVGMALCLAGNVVVLRGKAAAARTASTAAPAKA from the coding sequence ATGAACAACCTCGGCCTTTTTGTCACCTCAGTGCTGATCTGGGGCTCCACCTGGCTGGCGATTACGTTCCAGCTCGGGAAGGTGCCGCCGGAGGTGTCGGTCGCGTATCGTTTCGCGCTGGCGAGCGGGATGCTGTTCGCATGGTGCGCGGCGCGGGGGTTGCGGCTGCGCTACTCGTGGCGCGAGCACCGCTGGATGGCGCTGCAAGGGCTGTGTCTGTTCGGGCTGAATTACCTGACGATCTATCTCGCGGAGGCGGAAATCAGCTCGGGGCTGGTGGCGCTGGTGTTCTCGTTGATCGTGTTCATGAACATCGTGCTGGCGCGGGTGTTTTTCGGGACGCCGATCCGGCCGGCGATGATGCTGGCGGCGCTGCTCGGCGTGGGCGGCGTGACGCTGGTGTTCCTGCCGGAACTGGCGCACGGCGTCGGGCGCGGCAATGCGCTGCTCGGACTCGGGCTCGCGGCGGCTTCGACGTGCTTCGCGTCGCTGGGCAACATGATCTCGGCGCGCAACCAGCGGCAGGGATTTCCCGTGATGCAGACCAACGCCTACGGCATGGCTTACGGTGCGCTCTTCGTGGGACTCTACGCGCTGGCGTGCGGGCGGCCGTTCGTGTTCGAGGCGACGCCGGCTTACATCGGGTCGCTGGTCTATCTGGCGTTGTTCGGCTCGGTCATCGCGTTCGGCGCCTACCTGACGCTGATCGGGCGCATCGGGGCGGATCGCGCGGGCTACACGGGCGCGGTGATCCCGATCGTCGCGGTGGTGCTCTCGACGTTTTTCGAAGGGCTGCAATGGCACGCGACGACCTTCGTCGGCATGGCGCTGTGCCTCGCGGGCAACGTCGTGGTGTTGCGCGGCAAAGCCGCCGCCGCGCGCACCGCATCGACGGCCGCGCCGGCGAAAGCCTAG
- a CDS encoding DUF1643 domain-containing protein translates to MDNVCHFSPDRAHRYSLVHQWNPLFGDRLIMWIGLNPSTADESQLDPTLTRIRAFSQREGFDGFLMANLFGLRTPYPEEMMKHADPVGAENDAALLAAAARCEKIVAAWGVSGVHQARAEAVVRLFAGRELWCLGTTQDGHPRHPLYVAARQPLVRWSPALPAPGNFA, encoded by the coding sequence TTGGACAACGTCTGCCATTTCTCGCCTGACCGCGCGCACCGCTACTCGCTCGTGCATCAGTGGAACCCGCTGTTCGGCGACCGGCTGATCATGTGGATCGGCCTCAATCCCTCCACGGCCGACGAATCGCAGCTCGATCCGACGCTGACGCGCATCCGCGCGTTTTCGCAGCGCGAAGGTTTCGACGGTTTCCTCATGGCCAACCTCTTCGGCCTGCGCACGCCGTATCCCGAAGAGATGATGAAGCACGCCGATCCCGTCGGCGCCGAGAACGATGCCGCGCTCCTCGCCGCCGCGGCGCGGTGCGAGAAGATCGTCGCCGCGTGGGGCGTGAGCGGCGTCCACCAGGCGCGCGCCGAGGCAGTCGTGCGGCTTTTTGCCGGTCGCGAGCTCTGGTGCCTCGGCACCACGCAAGACGGCCACCCGCGTCACCCGCTCTACGTCGCCGCCCGGCAGCCGCTCGTGCGCTGGTCGCCGGCGCTGCCTGCACCGGGCAATTTTGCGTAA